A section of the Candidatus Thioglobus autotrophicus genome encodes:
- a CDS encoding UDP-N-acetylmuramoyl-L-alanyl-D-glutamate--2,6-diaminopimelate ligase, translating into MKINQLLQDITATEFDLTVEGLCLNSNSIQPGDVFIALQGEKGHGIDHIDQAINQGCIAVLVDSQTAVCNVPAIRIDNLTTHLADLAKTFYPKAQTVDVIGVTGTNGKTSVAHFISQLLSQLGVKNGLIGTLGISNNSQTSSQTTPDIITLYRALHEYAQNDINTAVLEVSSHGLAQQRIQGLNITQAVFTNFSQDHLDYHHSLQQYKSEKLKLFQQNSVQSVVINQDDASHADFEMASKNKQISRYSIQDFDDIKTTEYGFITQLNGFVFEVPFLGEFNLLNILAAYQTLKARDFTDEQIIPLLHQLSPPPGRMQKNAQQLIWIDYAHTPDAIEKAITTLQNHYPEHKIRVIFGCGGDRDKDKRAKMGKITSKLADTIILTNDNPRSENPQTIIEDILSGIDDSYEVIINENRQIAIENAVITLNEEECLLIAGKGHETTQILNHETLKSNDNDMVLAAIIEAARLKKIKNKQR; encoded by the coding sequence ATGAAAATTAATCAGCTACTACAAGACATTACTGCCACTGAATTTGATTTAACCGTCGAAGGTTTGTGTCTAAACTCAAATTCAATACAACCTGGAGACGTGTTTATCGCCCTACAAGGGGAGAAAGGTCACGGCATAGATCATATCGATCAGGCGATCAACCAAGGCTGTATTGCCGTATTAGTAGACTCGCAAACCGCTGTTTGCAATGTGCCTGCTATTCGTATAGACAACCTAACAACACACCTAGCCGACCTGGCCAAGACTTTTTACCCAAAAGCTCAAACAGTTGATGTAATCGGTGTAACTGGCACTAACGGCAAAACTTCAGTTGCACACTTTATCTCACAACTACTCAGCCAGCTAGGGGTAAAAAATGGCCTTATTGGCACTTTAGGTATTAGCAACAATTCACAAACTTCTAGCCAAACAACACCCGATATTATTACGCTGTATCGCGCCCTACACGAATACGCTCAGAACGATATTAATACGGCTGTACTAGAGGTTTCATCTCACGGCTTAGCACAACAACGCATTCAAGGTTTAAATATTACCCAAGCCGTGTTCACGAATTTTTCTCAAGATCATCTTGATTATCATCACTCTTTGCAACAATACAAATCTGAAAAACTGAAGTTATTTCAGCAAAACTCTGTTCAAAGTGTGGTGATTAATCAAGATGATGCCAGCCATGCAGACTTTGAAATGGCCAGCAAGAATAAACAAATTTCTCGCTACTCTATTCAAGATTTTGACGATATTAAAACCACTGAATACGGTTTTATTACACAGCTTAATGGCTTTGTTTTTGAAGTGCCATTTTTAGGAGAATTCAACCTACTAAACATCTTAGCCGCCTATCAAACTCTAAAAGCGCGCGACTTTACTGATGAGCAAATTATTCCATTATTACATCAACTAAGCCCGCCGCCAGGCAGAATGCAAAAAAATGCACAGCAATTAATATGGATAGATTACGCCCACACGCCTGATGCGATTGAAAAAGCCATTACCACGCTACAAAATCACTATCCAGAACATAAAATTCGTGTTATTTTTGGTTGTGGTGGAGATCGCGATAAAGACAAACGCGCCAAGATGGGCAAAATTACCTCTAAATTAGCCGACACAATCATTCTCACCAATGACAATCCAAGAAGTGAAAATCCTCAAACTATTATTGAGGATATTCTGAGTGGCATTGACGATAGCTATGAAGTTATCATTAACGAAAATCGCCAAATTGCTATTGAAAATGCCGTGATTACTTTAAACGAAGAAGAGTGTTTGCTAATCGCCGGAAAAGGGCATGAAACCACGCAAATTTTGAACCATGAAACCTTGAAATCAAACGACAATGATATGGTGTTAGCTGCTATTATCGAAGCAGCAAGATTGAAAAAAATAAAAAACAAGCAGCGTTAA
- a CDS encoding YcgN family cysteine cluster protein: MQKTDLKFWETLSLEQMSRAQWESLCDSCGRCCLHKLEDEDTGDIYFTDVVCHYLNEQTCQCPHYDNRQEFVPDCLTIYPDWGKKFNWLPSTCAYRLLHEGKPLFDWHPLISKDLQSVHLAGISVRGRTFSDDKIKEEEIELHMIDWVE; encoded by the coding sequence ATGCAAAAAACAGATTTAAAATTTTGGGAAACACTCAGTTTAGAACAGATGAGCCGAGCACAGTGGGAGTCTTTGTGTGATAGTTGTGGACGCTGTTGTTTGCACAAGCTAGAAGATGAAGATACCGGCGATATTTATTTTACCGATGTGGTTTGCCACTATTTAAACGAACAAACTTGTCAATGCCCACATTATGATAATCGCCAAGAGTTTGTCCCTGATTGCCTAACCATCTACCCAGATTGGGGTAAAAAGTTTAATTGGCTGCCTAGCACTTGTGCCTACCGCCTATTACATGAAGGCAAGCCTTTATTTGATTGGCATCCGCTCATTAGCAAAGATTTGCAATCAGTACATTTAGCGGGAATTTCAGTGCGTGGACGCACCTTTTCAGATGATAAAATTAAAGAAGAGGAAATCGAATTACACATGATAGATTGGGTTGAGTAA
- a CDS encoding tetratricopeptide repeat protein encodes MIKTFSIIVLFSLPVQALQILQSEKSHEVVAQQSQVLDESIQLSNDLLLTKLEKSAKSGDARAQFSLANMYHHGIGIKTDEKLAFYWYSQVAEQGYASAQFNIANGYYHGIGTAQDLTQAQIWYEKAAEQDFVAAQYNLAVMYRRGEGSKVDNQQAFRWYERAAQLGYGVAQLTLAKLYEEGVGVEQDDSLAQAWYLKAASQYDSEAQFHLADFYQKRNQYAQAVYYYRKASDQGHIQAQYALAMNLFAGVGVIEDEAQAQQLLLEAAQAGHAKSQLQLGQGLLANDQLIEAKKWLIKASDQQEKLASTLLEDLATLAQSKQDALALEVIDPQVPSLLPEAIKLLPAPESINQVVSSGVTIQPPADMVITIPNQQQILDSLNSHVESMVNVEKLLKSAQQGNPIAQHNLSTLYSIGELVAKDERQAFLLMQQSANQDLTRSQNSLAMMYINGVGVAPDYKKAYYWASVSARKGDAEGKRILAYLVSGSL; translated from the coding sequence ATGATTAAAACCTTTTCAATAATTGTATTATTTTCTTTGCCTGTTCAGGCTTTGCAAATTCTGCAGTCTGAAAAAAGCCACGAAGTCGTCGCTCAGCAGTCTCAGGTGCTTGATGAATCGATCCAACTTTCGAACGATTTGTTATTGACTAAGTTGGAAAAATCTGCCAAAAGTGGCGATGCAAGAGCGCAATTTAGTTTGGCTAATATGTATCATCACGGTATTGGCATCAAGACTGATGAGAAGCTAGCATTTTACTGGTATAGTCAAGTAGCAGAACAAGGCTATGCGAGCGCACAGTTTAATATTGCTAATGGTTATTATCACGGTATTGGCACAGCCCAAGATTTAACACAGGCACAAATTTGGTATGAAAAAGCCGCTGAACAAGATTTTGTAGCGGCGCAATACAATTTAGCAGTTATGTATCGTCGTGGTGAAGGCTCAAAAGTCGACAATCAACAAGCATTCCGTTGGTATGAAAGAGCAGCTCAACTGGGCTACGGGGTTGCGCAATTAACCTTGGCTAAGTTGTATGAAGAGGGTGTGGGCGTCGAGCAAGATGATAGCTTAGCTCAAGCTTGGTATCTGAAAGCTGCTAGTCAGTATGATTCAGAAGCGCAATTTCATTTGGCTGATTTTTATCAAAAACGCAATCAATACGCTCAAGCAGTTTATTATTATCGAAAGGCATCAGATCAAGGGCATATTCAAGCACAATACGCCTTAGCGATGAATCTGTTTGCAGGTGTGGGTGTTATTGAAGATGAGGCTCAAGCGCAACAATTATTATTGGAAGCTGCGCAGGCAGGACACGCAAAATCTCAACTGCAACTTGGCCAAGGATTATTGGCTAATGACCAACTGATTGAGGCGAAGAAATGGCTGATTAAAGCCAGCGATCAACAAGAGAAACTAGCAAGCACTTTATTAGAAGATTTGGCAACCTTGGCGCAATCAAAACAAGATGCATTAGCCTTGGAGGTGATAGATCCTCAAGTGCCAAGTTTGCTACCAGAAGCTATAAAACTTCTGCCAGCGCCAGAGAGCATAAATCAAGTTGTATCAAGTGGTGTTACTATTCAACCACCCGCTGATATGGTTATTACCATTCCAAATCAACAGCAAATTTTGGACTCGTTAAACAGCCATGTAGAGTCAATGGTTAATGTTGAAAAATTGTTAAAAAGTGCACAGCAAGGCAATCCAATTGCTCAGCATAATTTGAGCACACTTTATAGTATTGGTGAGTTGGTGGCTAAGGATGAGCGCCAAGCATTTTTGCTCATGCAGCAGTCTGCCAATCAAGATCTCACGCGTTCTCAAAATTCTCTGGCAATGATGTACATTAACGGTGTTGGCGTAGCGCCAGATTATAAAAAGGCGTATTATTGGGCTAGTGTATCAGCTCGAAAGGGTGATGCAGAAGGTAAGAGAATTTTGGCATATTTGGTAAGTGGATCTTTATAA
- a CDS encoding fumarylacetoacetate hydrolase family protein, whose translation MNTICINKKTITPSKIVCVGRNYYAHISELNNEIPDQMVLFSKPNSAISHELNSYHQEPIHYEGELAFVFENGRFLAVGFGFDLTKRELQSQLKKKSLPWERAKSFDGSAVFSMFMPIEDISPSLSFTLSINGVVAQQGNLELMIHSPEKILKEIQSFMHLEDGDIVMTGTPKGVGILEPGDMYQVLIKNDQEILLEQQWAAR comes from the coding sequence ATGAATACTATTTGTATTAATAAAAAGACGATTACACCTTCAAAGATTGTTTGTGTAGGTAGAAATTATTACGCGCATATTAGCGAACTCAACAATGAAATTCCAGATCAAATGGTGTTGTTTTCTAAGCCCAACTCAGCCATTAGTCATGAGCTTAATTCATACCACCAAGAGCCTATTCATTATGAAGGGGAGTTAGCCTTTGTTTTTGAAAATGGCCGGTTTTTAGCAGTTGGTTTTGGCTTTGATCTAACTAAAAGAGAGCTTCAATCCCAACTTAAGAAAAAATCACTCCCCTGGGAGCGTGCTAAGTCTTTTGATGGATCAGCGGTATTTAGCATGTTTATGCCGATAGAAGATATTTCCCCTTCTTTATCGTTCACATTGTCTATTAATGGCGTTGTTGCACAGCAAGGAAATCTAGAGCTAATGATCCACTCTCCTGAAAAAATACTAAAAGAAATTCAATCTTTTATGCATTTAGAGGATGGAGATATTGTGATGACAGGCACACCAAAAGGCGTGGGTATTTTAGAGCCTGGAGATATGTATCAAGTCTTAATAAAAAATGATCAAGAAATTTTGTTAGAGCAGCAATGGGCAGCTCGATAG
- the pgsA gene encoding CDP-diacylglycerol--glycerol-3-phosphate 3-phosphatidyltransferase: MMTIPNLITLSRIFLIPVFVALYYFQPAYTQTPVFTWINFCLTGAYAFISITDYLDGYLARKLNMTSQLGAFLDPVADKLMVSVALIMLVDFYPSGTHWYITIAALIIISREILVSALREWMGTIGQRSTVNVSYIGKVKTFVQIFAILFLLYQQPFFGLPSFEIGVVLLMAATLLTLWSGFIYLKEGVKTFDN; this comes from the coding sequence ATGATGACAATCCCCAACCTAATCACACTATCTCGAATTTTCTTAATTCCAGTTTTTGTCGCCCTTTATTATTTCCAACCGGCCTATACGCAAACACCTGTTTTCACTTGGATTAACTTTTGCTTAACCGGCGCTTATGCTTTTATCAGTATCACTGATTACTTAGATGGCTATCTCGCTAGAAAGCTGAATATGACTTCTCAACTCGGTGCTTTTCTAGACCCAGTTGCTGACAAACTGATGGTTTCAGTGGCTCTCATTATGCTGGTGGATTTCTACCCTTCTGGCACCCATTGGTATATAACAATTGCAGCTCTGATTATCATTTCTCGCGAAATTTTAGTCTCGGCTTTACGCGAATGGATGGGCACAATTGGTCAGCGCTCAACCGTCAATGTTTCTTATATCGGCAAAGTTAAAACCTTTGTGCAAATTTTCGCTATTTTATTCCTACTCTATCAACAACCGTTCTTTGGCTTGCCAAGTTTTGAAATCGGCGTCGTGCTACTAATGGCCGCAACGCTTCTAACCCTCTGGTCTGGTTTTATTTATTTAAAAGAAGGAGTTAAGACTTTTGACAATTAA
- a CDS encoding 5'-nucleotidase C-terminal domain-containing protein, protein MSLTRRDFIKVLGAGSAAGLISGCGSDASAKLASQDNMYEVPKTGNARILHITDTHGNLLPNYFREPNVNLGFGPTYGQLPHVVGNNLLKQIGVKPGSPEAYAFTYNNFEDLAAKYGKTGGFGQIKTVLESLRESAGGVQNTLTLDGGDTWQGSGTSLWTRGADMVEACNMLGVDVMVGHWEFTYKEAETLKNVGFFKGDFLGQNVRILEDALMGGEYATMTEKYDGNGLYSEDDAMPFKPYVIKNVGGHRIAVIGQAFPRTSNANPQKYFFPDWSFGLREDEMQELVTDIRENEKPDAVIVISHNGMDVDIKMASRVVGIDAFFGGHTHDGMPKPVEVKNAGGVTVVTNAGCSGKYIGVMDLNIVDHKVTGYEYKMLPILTDFIKPDAAMVSFISKMRNTKYDENVVEARSAAMSNNVDRLGKTYDEILTEKLCSTNQTLYRRGNFMGTWDQVLVNSLREEHDADFAMSAGVRWGTSVPAGHDVTMEDLMTNTSMTYGETYVSELKGAQLKEILEGIAENLFVQDPYLQSGGDMVRMGGMDYTIDPAATLGNRISEMKDDEGTTIDPNKSYKVSGWAQVGSVGNGRLMWDVAADYLRKQGTLDLKKVNHPTIKGVKTNPGIENYAGKLI, encoded by the coding sequence ATGTCATTAACACGTAGAGATTTCATTAAAGTATTGGGTGCTGGTTCGGCAGCAGGTTTGATTAGTGGCTGTGGTAGCGATGCGTCGGCCAAACTTGCGTCACAAGACAATATGTATGAGGTGCCTAAAACGGGTAATGCGCGAATTTTGCATATTACCGATACTCATGGTAACTTACTACCTAACTATTTTCGTGAGCCGAATGTCAACCTAGGTTTTGGCCCAACTTATGGTCAATTACCACATGTGGTTGGTAATAACCTGCTTAAGCAAATTGGTGTTAAGCCAGGTTCACCTGAAGCCTATGCATTTACTTATAATAATTTTGAAGATTTAGCAGCTAAATACGGTAAGACGGGTGGCTTTGGCCAAATTAAAACTGTTTTAGAGTCTTTGCGTGAGAGTGCTGGTGGCGTACAAAATACATTAACACTTGATGGTGGTGATACTTGGCAGGGTTCGGGTACCTCACTTTGGACGCGTGGTGCAGATATGGTTGAAGCTTGTAATATGCTCGGTGTCGATGTGATGGTTGGCCATTGGGAGTTTACTTATAAAGAAGCAGAAACACTAAAAAACGTTGGCTTCTTTAAAGGTGATTTCTTAGGCCAAAACGTGCGTATTCTTGAAGATGCACTAATGGGTGGTGAATATGCCACCATGACTGAAAAGTACGATGGTAACGGTCTTTATAGTGAAGATGATGCTATGCCATTTAAGCCTTATGTGATTAAAAATGTTGGTGGCCACCGTATTGCGGTCATTGGCCAGGCGTTCCCAAGAACTTCTAATGCCAACCCACAAAAATATTTCTTCCCTGACTGGTCATTTGGTTTGCGTGAAGATGAGATGCAGGAATTGGTAACAGACATTCGTGAAAATGAAAAGCCAGATGCGGTGATTGTTATTTCACATAATGGTATGGATGTTGATATTAAGATGGCTTCTCGTGTAGTTGGTATTGATGCATTTTTCGGTGGCCATACGCATGACGGTATGCCTAAACCAGTTGAAGTTAAGAATGCAGGTGGCGTAACTGTGGTGACTAATGCTGGTTGCTCGGGCAAGTACATTGGTGTAATGGATTTAAATATTGTTGATCATAAAGTGACTGGTTACGAATACAAGATGCTACCAATTTTGACTGACTTTATTAAGCCAGATGCAGCGATGGTGTCGTTCATCAGTAAAATGCGTAATACTAAATATGACGAAAATGTGGTTGAGGCGCGCAGTGCTGCAATGTCAAATAACGTGGATCGTCTGGGTAAAACTTACGATGAAATTCTAACTGAAAAACTTTGCTCAACTAACCAAACGCTTTATCGTCGTGGCAACTTTATGGGGACTTGGGATCAGGTATTGGTTAATTCATTGCGTGAAGAGCATGATGCGGACTTTGCAATGTCTGCGGGTGTTCGCTGGGGTACTTCGGTACCAGCAGGTCATGACGTTACCATGGAAGACTTGATGACGAATACATCAATGACTTATGGCGAAACTTACGTGAGTGAACTGAAAGGCGCGCAACTTAAAGAAATTTTAGAAGGTATTGCTGAAAACTTATTTGTACAAGATCCGTACTTGCAATCAGGTGGTGATATGGTGCGCATGGGTGGTATGGATTACACCATTGATCCAGCGGCAACCCTAGGTAATCGTATTTCTGAGATGAAGGATGATGAAGGTACGACGATTGATCCAAATAAATCGTACAAAGTTTCTGGTTGGGCGCAAGTGGGTTCAGTGGGCAATGGTCGACTTATGTGGGACGTTGCAGCGGATTACTTACGCAAGCAAGGTACACTAGACTTGAAGAAAGTTAATCATCCAACTATTAAAGGTGTTAAGACTAATCCAGGTATTGAAAATTACGCTGGAAAGCTTATTTAA
- a CDS encoding DUF2914 domain-containing protein, which yields MKRIVVLLLVFLTQSTIAAWPHKNISQAVFASAIADRQPVEIITEADDSLGKIYFFTNIRHLTGDSITHRWIYKDKIKAEVSFDIKGDRWRVWSSKNIWHTWTGKWRVEVLDQHRKILLVKTINFGRKDEKYKNK from the coding sequence ATGAAAAGAATAGTAGTTTTATTATTGGTATTTTTAACGCAGTCTACTATAGCAGCGTGGCCACATAAAAATATTTCTCAAGCAGTTTTTGCCAGCGCTATAGCTGATCGCCAACCCGTTGAGATAATCACTGAAGCGGATGATTCTTTAGGTAAAATCTATTTCTTTACTAATATTCGACACTTAACTGGCGACAGCATTACCCATCGCTGGATTTATAAAGACAAAATCAAGGCTGAAGTTAGCTTTGATATCAAAGGTGATCGTTGGCGCGTTTGGTCGAGTAAAAATATTTGGCATACATGGACGGGGAAGTGGCGCGTAGAGGTACTTGATCAGCACCGTAAAATATTGCTGGTAAAAACAATTAATTTTGGAAGAAAAGATGAAAAATACAAAAATAAATAA
- a CDS encoding argininosuccinate synthase, whose product MKNTKINKVVLAYSGGLDTSIIVKWLQDTYQCEVVTFTADIGQGEEVEPARAKAKAAGVEQIFIEDLREEFARDFVFPMFRANAIYEGEYLLGTSIARPLISKRLVEIAREVGADAISHGATGKGNDQVRFELNAYALDADIQVIAPWREWELSSRESLMAYAENHGIEIDYQKQDKKSPYSMDANLLHISYEGDILEDPWAEPEDDMWRWTVSPENAPDKAEYIELTYSKGDIIAIDDEAMSPATVMEVLNQRAGSHGIGRDDIVENRFVGMKSRGCYETPAGTVMLKAHRAMESLTLDRNAAHLKDELMPKYAEMVYNGFWFAPEREMLQAAIDQTQESVNGTVRLKLYKGGITVVGRKSDDSLFSEKIATFEDDEGAYDQKDAAGFIKLNALRLRLKALK is encoded by the coding sequence ATGAAAAATACAAAAATAAATAAAGTAGTATTAGCCTATTCAGGTGGACTAGACACAAGCATTATCGTTAAATGGCTACAAGACACGTATCAGTGCGAAGTAGTGACATTTACAGCCGATATTGGCCAAGGTGAAGAAGTAGAGCCTGCACGCGCTAAAGCAAAAGCAGCGGGTGTTGAGCAAATCTTTATTGAAGATTTACGTGAAGAATTTGCACGTGATTTTGTCTTCCCTATGTTTAGAGCCAATGCCATCTATGAAGGCGAGTACCTGTTAGGCACCTCAATTGCCCGTCCACTTATTTCTAAACGCTTAGTTGAAATTGCCCGTGAAGTGGGCGCTGATGCCATTTCACATGGTGCCACTGGCAAAGGTAATGACCAAGTGCGTTTTGAGCTAAATGCTTATGCATTGGACGCCGATATTCAGGTGATTGCACCGTGGCGTGAGTGGGAGTTATCTTCTCGTGAAAGTTTGATGGCATATGCAGAAAACCACGGTATTGAGATTGATTACCAAAAACAAGACAAAAAATCGCCTTATTCAATGGATGCAAACTTATTGCACATTTCTTATGAAGGTGATATTTTAGAAGACCCGTGGGCTGAGCCAGAAGATGATATGTGGCGCTGGACAGTTTCCCCTGAGAATGCACCTGATAAGGCTGAATATATTGAACTTACTTATTCAAAGGGCGATATTATTGCCATTGACGATGAAGCTATGAGCCCTGCAACGGTTATGGAAGTGTTAAATCAGCGTGCAGGTAGCCACGGAATTGGTCGTGATGATATTGTTGAAAACCGCTTTGTCGGTATGAAATCACGTGGTTGTTATGAAACCCCAGCTGGCACCGTGATGCTTAAGGCTCACCGAGCTATGGAGTCTTTAACCTTGGATCGCAATGCTGCGCATCTTAAAGATGAACTCATGCCAAAATATGCTGAGATGGTTTATAACGGTTTTTGGTTTGCGCCAGAGCGTGAAATGCTGCAAGCAGCGATCGACCAAACTCAAGAAAGTGTTAATGGCACTGTACGTCTTAAGCTTTATAAAGGCGGCATTACCGTTGTTGGACGTAAATCTGATGATTCGTTGTTTAGTGAGAAAATTGCAACCTTTGAAGATGATGAAGGTGCATACGACCAAAAAGATGCAGCTGGCTTTATTAAGCTTAATGCACTGCGCTTACGCCTTAAAGCTTTAAAGTAA
- the rbr gene encoding rubrerythrin, translating into MSKSIKGSQTEKNLLIAFAGESQARNRYTFFASKAKKEGLVQISDIFLETANQEKEHAERFFKYLEGGELEITTTFPAGVIGTTFDNLIAAAQGEEYEWSVMYPAFAQIAREEGFDEIAQTFESIIIAEKQHDKRYKALAENIKAGRVFKRNGTVTWRCRNCGYLHEAPEAPELCPACNHPQAYFELLGENW; encoded by the coding sequence ATGTCAAAAAGTATTAAAGGATCACAAACTGAGAAAAATTTATTGATTGCCTTTGCGGGAGAATCGCAAGCACGCAATCGCTATACTTTTTTTGCCAGTAAGGCAAAGAAAGAAGGCTTGGTGCAAATTTCTGATATTTTTCTGGAAACCGCTAATCAAGAGAAAGAGCATGCGGAGCGATTTTTTAAGTATTTAGAGGGTGGTGAGCTAGAAATTACCACGACTTTTCCTGCGGGCGTTATTGGCACGACTTTTGACAATCTGATTGCAGCGGCACAAGGTGAAGAATATGAGTGGTCAGTGATGTACCCTGCGTTTGCACAAATAGCCAGAGAAGAGGGGTTCGATGAAATAGCACAAACGTTTGAGTCAATTATCATTGCTGAGAAACAGCATGATAAGCGCTACAAAGCTTTAGCTGAGAATATCAAAGCAGGGCGTGTATTTAAGCGTAATGGTACGGTAACGTGGCGTTGTCGTAATTGCGGCTATTTACATGAAGCGCCAGAGGCGCCAGAATTGTGCCCAGCTTGTAATCACCCACAAGCTTATTTTGAGTTGCTGGGTGAGAACTGGTAG
- a CDS encoding UDP-N-acetylmuramoyl-tripeptide--D-alanyl-D-alanine ligase: MLHTNTKTLAKLLNINCVTNVEFSGIYTDTRKPMDGGIFLAIIGDNFDAHDYIEKAEEMGAVAIIASKQVSSNLPVLKVDDTLQTLSDISKYHLSEIKPTTVAITGSNGKTTTKNLLANILNLSAPTLKTQGNLNNHLGVPMTLLKLEPKHKYAVIEMGANHLNEITHLRNIVNPDIAIVTNTGDAHIGEFGSKENLIKTKGEIYSSHSKNIVNTQTSFKGDISFGEGGDIYAGNITNNCFDLHILDNKISVCLQLIGRHNIDNALAASACAHALNIDIDMIKTGLEATTAENGRLSIIKTSRFTLIDDSYNASPTSITAALETLQNYKGELVVVLGDMAELGKDEVVLHQQIGAQTQKVTKNFYTVGKLAKHYQGQNFNSKKVLSKHLIKNHTGATILIKGSRVAQLDKLVKLLQK, translated from the coding sequence ATGCTACACACGAATACAAAAACCTTAGCCAAACTATTAAACATCAATTGTGTCACTAATGTTGAATTTTCAGGAATTTATACTGACACTCGAAAACCGATGGATGGCGGCATTTTCCTTGCGATAATTGGTGATAATTTCGACGCTCATGACTATATAGAAAAGGCAGAGGAAATGGGTGCAGTAGCCATTATTGCCAGTAAACAAGTGTCATCAAATTTACCTGTTTTAAAAGTTGATGACACATTGCAAACGCTAAGCGATATTTCCAAATACCATCTGAGTGAAATTAAGCCAACCACTGTGGCAATTACCGGCAGTAACGGCAAAACTACTACTAAAAATTTACTGGCCAATATTTTAAATTTGTCTGCGCCAACACTCAAAACTCAAGGCAATCTTAACAATCATCTCGGCGTGCCGATGACCTTACTCAAGCTTGAACCGAAACACAAATATGCAGTGATTGAAATGGGTGCTAACCATTTAAATGAGATTACACATTTAAGAAATATTGTTAATCCTGATATCGCCATAGTGACTAATACGGGTGACGCTCATATTGGCGAATTTGGCAGTAAAGAGAATTTGATCAAAACAAAAGGTGAGATTTACTCAAGCCACTCTAAAAATATTGTTAACACCCAAACAAGCTTCAAGGGTGATATTAGCTTTGGCGAAGGTGGTGATATTTATGCTGGTAATATTACCAACAACTGCTTTGATTTACACATCTTGGATAATAAAATCTCAGTTTGTCTTCAGCTAATTGGCAGACACAATATTGATAACGCTTTAGCGGCAAGTGCTTGTGCACACGCACTTAATATTGACATTGATATGATTAAAACTGGCCTAGAGGCGACCACTGCTGAAAATGGTCGATTAAGTATTATAAAAACCAGTCGATTCACACTGATTGATGATAGCTACAATGCCAGTCCCACATCAATAACCGCTGCACTAGAAACATTACAAAACTACAAAGGTGAATTGGTTGTTGTACTGGGTGACATGGCCGAGCTGGGCAAAGATGAAGTTGTATTACACCAACAAATTGGTGCTCAGACTCAAAAAGTAACCAAGAATTTTTATACTGTTGGCAAGTTGGCAAAGCATTATCAAGGCCAGAATTTTAATAGCAAAAAAGTATTATCTAAACACTTAATAAAAAATCATACGGGTGCAACTATATTAATCAAAGGCTCTAGAGTCGCGCAACTTGATAAATTAGTAAAACTTTTACAAAAATAA